The segment GATGGCGTCGCGTGCGACGAGGAAGGAGGGGTTCTTCGGTGTGAGCTTCATACCGTCGACGACCGCCTGCCACGTCACCTGGTAGCCCCGCTCCTTGTTGTTGAGCGCGGTGGTGACCTTGCGGGTCAGTTCCATGAGTGCCGCGCACCAGATCTCACCGACGTCATGGACTTCCTGGTAGGTCAGATCACCGTTGCCGGCGCCCGCGACTTCGCCCGGCCCCTTGCCGATGTCTCCGAAGGCGCCGGGGTAGTCCGAGTCGTAGGGCCGTTGCCGGATGCCCTTCGACTGGTTGACGACCCAGTTGCCCACTACGGAGCGCTCCTGGGGGTTGGAGAAGTTCCTGGTGGTCAGGGCGAAGTAGTCGCCCCAGCCCTCGCCCATCGCGACCGACTGCTCCTCCTCCAGTCCGTTCGCGTCGAACAGGCCCCCGACAAGGCGGTTCGACACCCCGTGGCAGAACTCGTGGAGAACGACATCGTAGTCGTCGGCCGTGTGGCGGCCGGTGCCGGTGACCAGGCCCATGTTCATCACGGCTTCCAGGCCGTCGGCCCGGGTGGCCATGTTGGCCGTCCCCTGCACCGCCCCGGGGTGCGCGAGGGCCCGGACCGGGTCCGCTCCCTGTCCCAGGCCCGTGATGTTCGTGGTCTGGAAGTTGCCCTGGTCCTCCGTGAAGCCGAGCATCATGAAGAGGTCGTGGGCGTGATTGCAGAAGTAGAAGATGTTGGTCACGAATTGCTCGGGACTGTCTTCTTCGGGGTCGAAGAGGCCGTTGCCCGCCTCATCGACGATGATCTCGACGGGGCGGCGGGTCGTCCCGTTGAGCGCGCGGACGTTGTTGCCCTCGGTCGAGACCTTCCCGTGGTGCGTCTCCGCCCAGGGCAGTGGGAAGCCGGCGGGCAGTCCGCTGGGGACCGCGGTCGGGTAGTCGTCCGTCGGCAGCGGGAAGGGGACGGTGTCAAAGGTGCTTTCGGCCGGGTTGCGCCGGAAGACCCGTCCGGCGACCGCGTGCCGGACCGTGTCGTAGAAGTAGAGGATCTCGGGCTCGTCCGGGTTCTGCGTCCGGTCGTCGGCCTCGACAAAGGCGTGGTACTGAGCGGCCAGTTTCTCCCGTGAGAAGGTGAACATCCAGGTGAGGCGGGCATCGTCGCCCATGTACAGGTAGACGAGCCGGGCCGGGATGGCTTCCTCGAACGGTCCCTTGCCGAACGTCATCGGCTGGTCGTTCCGCGCCTGGTGCGACAGCCGCTCGAAGCCGGCCGATATGTCGAGCCGCGGGAGTTCGTCGTCGCCGAAGACTCCGCGGAGCGTGGTCGGCTCGGCGGCCTTCGCGGCCGCCACCCGGAGTGCCACTTCGGCCGGGACGGTCGGCTTGGACGGCAGGTTCGCCGGTGCGCTCACCGTGTCGCCGATGACCCGGTCGACCGTGCCGTCCTCGTGCAGCCACACCTTCGGTGCCATGGCCCACACCTCGATGCCGTTGAGCACCTGCTGGAGGCTCACGACGCGCAGGCCTTCGCTGGTCGTCACCACATTGGGGTCGGCCTCGAACTCCGCCGGCTCACCGGCCGCGAAGCCGATCGCCTCGGCGACCGAGGCGACGTACTGCTTGGCCTGGGCGATATAGCCGGTGTCGGGTATCGGCACCGACTCCTCCAGGCCGGTGATGGCGGGAGCACCGGCCACCCGTAGCTCCGTCAGATGGCCGGTGAAGCGGTTCACCTTGCTGCGGTCCGCCGCGAGGGTGTGGTCGACCTCTGCGGCCACGCGTTCGGTGTGGTCGAGGAAGGCGTCGGCTTCGGCGACATTGGCCAAGCGGTCGTAGGTCTTGTTCCGCTTGTCGATCATTACGCTCATGGCGTGCTCCTTGTACGGGTTCAGAGGCCCGCGAGCGTGAGTGCCGCCGCCGCGACCGTGCGGGCGATCCCGGCGGCGTAGTCCGTGTCGTGGTCCTCGTCGAGGAGGGTGTCGCCCGGCATGTGGTACTGCCGGGTGCCGGTCGCGGGCGCCGTGTCGTCGAAGAAGTTCTCGCAGACGGCGGCGGCTGCCCAACCGCGTTCATGGAAGCTCGCGTGATCGCTCCGTCCGACGGCGGGGTCGCCGGCCCCCGCGAGGGACTGGAGCGAGAAGTCGGCTGCGAGCGCCGGGGCGGCCTGGGCGACGAGTCCGCCGAGCGCGTCGGAGGCGCCCACAACCGGGCCGGGGACCGACGAGCCGGTGTGGATCTCCATCGTGCGGGTACCGCCCCGGAAGCCCGCGATCATGTCCATCTGGAACACGCCGACGATCCGGTCCCCGGCCGCGGCCGCGGCCCGCGCATAGGCCTTGCTGCCGACCATGCCCTGCTCCTCGGCGTTGAAGAGGACGAAGCGCAGCGTCCGCGCCGGGGCTCTGCCGTCGGCGATCATCGCGGTCAGGCACTCGGCCGCGGCCAGGACCGCGGCCGTACCGCTCCCGTCGTCGTCGGCGCCGGGAGCCGGGTCGTGGACGGAGTCGTAGGGGCGCGGCCGGCCGCTGCTGTCGAAGAACTCGCCCCTGGACGCGGTCGAATCGAGATGTGCGGTGACGAGTACGGCGGAGTCCGCTCCCGCGACGGGGAACTCCGCCTCGACGTTGGAGAGCCGGCGCCCGTGCCAGGAGAACTCATGCCGTCGGACCGTGAGGCCGAGGTCATGGAGCCGGCGGGCGAGTGCGCTGACGACGAGGGGGTTGTCCGGACTCGACGCGTCGCGGCTGCGTACCGTCAGCGGTTCGCCCTCGACGAGCGGGTCGACGCCGGAGATACGGGCGACGTGACCGCGCAGGGCCGCGGGGGTGATGGCCGCGCGGACCGCGGCAACGGTCTCCGGAGAGGGCACCCCGTTCGCGAACTCCTCGGCGAATCCCCGGACTTGCGCCTCCCTCGGCCGGGAGAGAAGGGCCGGGTCGGGAAGCAGCCGCTCGGTGTGGCCGGGTTTCGCCTCCGCGGGGTGCAGGTCTTCGACGGGCGTGCCGGCCGCGGCGGCGATATAGACGCCCCCCGGGGCGGGGCCGAGCGGGACGATGGACGGTTCCGGCTCGTCGAGGGCGCTCGCGAGGAAGCCGAACGCCGCAGCGGCGCGCACGGTGGCTTCCGCCGTTTCCTTGGCGGTGGCCGAGACGTCCGTGAACGCCTCCGGGAGGGAGACCGGGCGGTCGTCACGCATCAGAAAGGCCGTGGTCTCCGCCACCTGACCCCGGAGATCGGCCGGGAAGCCGCCCTGCTCCAGCGCGTGCACCCCGCGCGCGCTCGCCATGACGAGGACGAGGTGGGGTGACGCCACATGGACCGGCACGACTTCGGCGGCATTCGCGAGCGCCTCCAGGTCGGTCAGACTCCGGCCGGCCGGTACCTCGATTCTCGCCCAGAACACCGGGCGGCCCTCGACGACGGCGAGTGCGAAAACCGGGTGGGCGGCGGCCCGCATCCCGGCTTCGCGGGCGATTGTGCGCTCCTCGGGAGCTTCGCCCACGAAGACGCAGTCGGCGGCCGGGACGCCCGCGCTCGCCACCGCGTCGTCGAAGATCCCGCGAGCGGTCTTCGCGCCCCAGTGCAGCAGACTCTCGTCCGTAAAGCGTCCCGCGAAGGCCGCCTGCAAGGCCGCTGCCGCGCGGGCACGTGCGGCCTCCCCGGGCCCCGGATTCGAAATAATGCCTTTGCGGAGGCCCGCCACGGCATCGAGGACTTCGAAAACGCGGGGCCTCGGGTGGAGAGTCAGGGAGCCGTCGGCCCCGATGCTCGCATCCGCGAGCGTTTCACCGATATCGAAGAACAGCACGGGCATCTCGGCGCCTCCGGAAGAGAGCGCGCCCCCGTAACGGGGCTCCGCGGTGCCCCGAAGCAAGGCCCCGTATGCGTGGGGGCGTGCAAGGCGGGTGGCGGCTGCGGCTGCGTGCGCGCCGCTGCGAAATCCCCACCTCTTCGATTGTCTGCGGGGTGCTGCCTCCGCGCATCCCGAGCCGGAAGCCGGCGGCCCCGGCGTCCATGACGGCGCTCTCGTCTGTCCCATGACACCTGGTCAGGCGCAGCTCCCGGAGCCCTCTCGACGGCCGGGCCGACCTTCACGATCTGCCGACATGCACTCCCCGTGCCCGCATGCAAGTCTGGTACCGGCTCATCGTTCGAGATCCGCCAGGAGGCACGATCGTGGGCAAGAAACAGAGCCGGCAGAATCGCGGCGCCCGCACCGGCGGCCATGAACGCAGCACCGTCGCCGAGGCGAAGGACAAGGCGAAGTCAACGGCCCCGCAGGAGCCGGAGCAGTCGATGTCGAAGCATGTGGCCCATAAGGCGCAGCGGAAATTCGGCCACAACTGACGTTCGGCGACCGGCCGCAGCCGGGGAGCGAGCGGTCCCATGCGCAAGCAGCTGCTGACCTTCAAGAAGCCGGCCGAACAGGGCGGCGGCGCGTAGGACCGTTGCCCACGTGCGGCTATCGGCCCGGCACCGCCGGTGGCCCAGCGGGCGGTTAATCGTCCCCCTCGTACGCCGCCAGCGCGATCTGGCGCCGCTCCAGCACCTCGCCGAGGTCCTCGGGCTCCAGCTGTTCCTTCGCCAGCTTCATCCGGGCCTCGGCCTCGACGGAGGCCCATGCCTGCCGGGCGCGTTTGTTGGCCACCCGCCGGTTGTCACCCCGGAGGAAGCCCGCCCCCGCCGCACACCCCGCGGCGGTCAGCGCCACCAACGCCGCGGGAATGCGGGCGTCCACCGAGGCCAGACCCGCCGCTCCGGATACGCCGGCGAGGAGCGCCGCCGGGAACCCCAGCGCGATATCGACCTTGGCCCAGAAATCGGCTCTGCGGTGCGCGAGATCCTTCTGTCGCAGTGCTTCGGCACATAACCGCTCCACCTCGGCGCGCAGCCGACCGGAGGGCTCGTTCCCGTTGGGTGGCGCAGGTGGTCCGGCAGAGGGAGTGGCCATGTCTGGATTCCAACACAGGGCAAACGCAAGGGACTTGTGCGTGCATGCACAGT is part of the Streptomyces platensis genome and harbors:
- a CDS encoding M36 family metallopeptidase; this encodes MSVMIDKRNKTYDRLANVAEADAFLDHTERVAAEVDHTLAADRSKVNRFTGHLTELRVAGAPAITGLEESVPIPDTGYIAQAKQYVASVAEAIGFAAGEPAEFEADPNVVTTSEGLRVVSLQQVLNGIEVWAMAPKVWLHEDGTVDRVIGDTVSAPANLPSKPTVPAEVALRVAAAKAAEPTTLRGVFGDDELPRLDISAGFERLSHQARNDQPMTFGKGPFEEAIPARLVYLYMGDDARLTWMFTFSREKLAAQYHAFVEADDRTQNPDEPEILYFYDTVRHAVAGRVFRRNPAESTFDTVPFPLPTDDYPTAVPSGLPAGFPLPWAETHHGKVSTEGNNVRALNGTTRRPVEIIVDEAGNGLFDPEEDSPEQFVTNIFYFCNHAHDLFMMLGFTEDQGNFQTTNITGLGQGADPVRALAHPGAVQGTANMATRADGLEAVMNMGLVTGTGRHTADDYDVVLHEFCHGVSNRLVGGLFDANGLEEEQSVAMGEGWGDYFALTTRNFSNPQERSVVGNWVVNQSKGIRQRPYDSDYPGAFGDIGKGPGEVAGAGNGDLTYQEVHDVGEIWCAALMELTRKVTTALNNKERGYQVTWQAVVDGMKLTPKNPSFLVARDAILRAFKAMKGSLLTSAEYTSVRKAAWQAFARFEMGFDAFCPNATFTGCRGGTAMPPAGHED
- a CDS encoding M20/M25/M40 family metallo-hydrolase; the encoded protein is MPVLFFDIGETLADASIGADGSLTLHPRPRVFEVLDAVAGLRKGIISNPGPGEAARARAAAALQAAFAGRFTDESLLHWGAKTARGIFDDAVASAGVPAADCVFVGEAPEERTIAREAGMRAAAHPVFALAVVEGRPVFWARIEVPAGRSLTDLEALANAAEVVPVHVASPHLVLVMASARGVHALEQGGFPADLRGQVAETTAFLMRDDRPVSLPEAFTDVSATAKETAEATVRAAAAFGFLASALDEPEPSIVPLGPAPGGVYIAAAAGTPVEDLHPAEAKPGHTERLLPDPALLSRPREAQVRGFAEEFANGVPSPETVAAVRAAITPAALRGHVARISGVDPLVEGEPLTVRSRDASSPDNPLVVSALARRLHDLGLTVRRHEFSWHGRRLSNVEAEFPVAGADSAVLVTAHLDSTASRGEFFDSSGRPRPYDSVHDPAPGADDDGSGTAAVLAAAECLTAMIADGRAPARTLRFVLFNAEEQGMVGSKAYARAAAAAGDRIVGVFQMDMIAGFRGGTRTMEIHTGSSVPGPVVGASDALGGLVAQAAPALAADFSLQSLAGAGDPAVGRSDHASFHERGWAAAAVCENFFDDTAPATGTRQYHMPGDTLLDEDHDTDYAAGIARTVAAAALTLAGL